A genome region from Pseudomonas pergaminensis includes the following:
- a CDS encoding GNAT family N-acetyltransferase, translating into MPNDSNYAKDPIRQATPDDVRALIELDAYATAHTHRRVFIHDAVVRQQCLVAVDTAGRCAGYLVLTHDFFDHGFVALVVVSPAHQRQGVALRLLTAAQAACKTPKLFASTNASNTAAQALFAKAGFVPSGQIDNLDDHDPEQVYVKFINPL; encoded by the coding sequence ATGCCTAACGACAGCAACTACGCGAAAGATCCCATTCGCCAAGCCACACCCGACGACGTGCGTGCCCTGATCGAACTGGACGCCTACGCAACCGCCCACACCCATCGCCGCGTGTTCATCCATGACGCCGTGGTTCGCCAACAATGCCTGGTTGCCGTCGACACCGCTGGCCGATGCGCCGGTTACCTGGTGCTGACCCATGACTTTTTCGATCATGGCTTTGTGGCGCTGGTCGTCGTGTCGCCGGCGCATCAGCGTCAAGGTGTGGCGCTGCGGTTGCTGACGGCGGCGCAGGCGGCATGCAAGACGCCCAAGCTGTTTGCTTCGACCAATGCGTCAAACACCGCAGCCCAGGCGTTGTTTGCAAAGGCTGGATTCGTGCCGAGCGGGCAGATCGACAACCTGGACGACCACGACCCTGAGCAGGTGTATGTGAAATTCATCAACCCCCTGTGA
- a CDS encoding NADH:flavin oxidoreductase encodes MSSDPLLQPYTIKHLTLRNRIMTTAHEPAYPVDGMPQALYRAYHVERAKAGVALTMTAGSAAVSRDSPPVFNNVLAYKDEVVGWLKDLTDECHEHGAAVMIQLTHLGRRTRWDKADWLPVVSPSHRREASHRSFPKKMEDWDIERIIKDYVDAAERMQAAGLDGLELQAYGHLMDQFWSPLTNDLDGPYGGSLENRMRFTFDILRGIRQRVGEHFLLGVRYTGDEALPGGFTANEGLQVSHMLKDSGLVDFLNVVRGHIDTDAGLTDVIPIQGMRNSPHLDFAGEIRASTGFPTFHAAKIPDVATARYAIASGKVDMVGMTRAHMTDPHIVRKIIERREEDIRPCVGANYCLDRIYQGGAAYCIHNPATGRETSMPHDIPKAAVKRKVLIIGTGPAGLEAARVAGERGHDVTVLEAADRPGGQIRLTALSERRREMIGIIDWRMAQCERLGVRFHFNTWAEAETVLAHEPDLVIVATGGMPHTEVLAQGNELVVSTWDIISGDVKPGRHVLIFDDAGDHAALQAAEVIAQSGASVEIVTPDRAFAPEVMAMNLVPYMRSLQDLDVTFTVTYRVETVEKHDGRLLVSFGSDYGKVHKQRVVDQVVVNHGTLPLDDLYFDLRAHSSNGGAVEQHDLIAGNPQNIVTNPNGRFQLFRIGDAVAARNTHAAIYDALRLVKDL; translated from the coding sequence ATGTCCAGCGATCCCCTGCTGCAGCCCTACACGATCAAGCACCTGACCCTGCGCAATCGGATCATGACCACCGCCCACGAACCGGCCTACCCGGTGGACGGCATGCCGCAGGCGTTGTACCGCGCGTACCACGTCGAACGTGCCAAGGCCGGCGTGGCCTTGACCATGACTGCAGGCTCTGCCGCGGTATCGCGTGACAGCCCGCCGGTGTTCAATAACGTGCTGGCTTACAAGGACGAGGTAGTCGGCTGGCTGAAGGACCTGACGGATGAGTGCCACGAACACGGCGCGGCCGTGATGATCCAGCTGACGCACCTGGGTCGTCGCACACGCTGGGACAAGGCGGATTGGCTGCCGGTGGTTTCGCCGTCGCACCGTCGCGAAGCCTCACACCGCTCCTTCCCGAAGAAGATGGAAGACTGGGACATCGAGCGGATCATCAAGGACTACGTCGACGCCGCCGAGCGCATGCAGGCGGCCGGGTTGGATGGCCTGGAACTGCAAGCCTACGGGCATTTGATGGACCAGTTCTGGTCGCCGCTCACCAATGACCTCGACGGCCCGTACGGCGGCTCGCTGGAGAACCGCATGCGGTTTACCTTCGATATCCTGCGCGGCATTCGCCAGCGGGTCGGGGAACACTTTCTATTGGGCGTGCGCTACACCGGCGACGAAGCCTTGCCGGGCGGGTTTACTGCCAACGAAGGCTTGCAGGTGTCGCACATGCTTAAGGACAGCGGGCTGGTGGATTTCCTCAATGTGGTACGTGGGCATATCGACACGGATGCGGGGCTCACCGATGTGATTCCTATCCAGGGCATGCGCAACTCGCCGCACCTGGATTTTGCCGGCGAGATTCGCGCGTCCACCGGGTTTCCCACTTTCCATGCGGCAAAAATCCCGGATGTCGCCACCGCGCGTTATGCCATTGCCTCGGGCAAGGTGGACATGGTCGGCATGACCCGCGCCCACATGACCGACCCGCATATCGTGCGCAAGATCATCGAGCGCCGCGAAGAAGACATTCGGCCCTGCGTCGGCGCCAATTACTGCCTGGACCGTATCTACCAGGGTGGCGCGGCCTACTGCATCCACAACCCGGCGACCGGCCGCGAAACCAGCATGCCCCATGACATTCCCAAGGCGGCGGTGAAGCGCAAGGTGCTGATAATCGGCACGGGCCCGGCCGGGCTGGAAGCGGCGCGGGTGGCCGGAGAGCGTGGTCACGACGTCACCGTGCTGGAGGCCGCCGACCGGCCCGGTGGGCAGATCCGCCTGACGGCATTGAGTGAGCGGCGTCGCGAGATGATCGGCATCATCGATTGGCGCATGGCCCAGTGCGAACGCCTCGGCGTTCGGTTCCACTTCAACACCTGGGCCGAAGCCGAGACAGTGCTGGCCCACGAGCCGGACCTGGTGATTGTCGCCACCGGCGGCATGCCGCACACCGAGGTGCTGGCCCAGGGGAATGAGCTGGTGGTCTCGACCTGGGACATCATTTCCGGCGACGTCAAGCCGGGGCGTCACGTGCTGATATTCGATGACGCCGGCGACCATGCCGCCCTGCAAGCCGCCGAGGTGATCGCGCAGAGTGGCGCCAGCGTCGAAATCGTCACCCCGGACCGCGCGTTCGCCCCGGAAGTCATGGCCATGAACCTGGTGCCCTACATGCGCAGCCTGCAAGACCTGGACGTGACCTTTACCGTGACCTACCGGGTCGAAACGGTGGAGAAACACGACGGTCGGCTGCTCGTCAGCTTTGGCAGCGACTACGGCAAGGTGCACAAGCAGCGGGTGGTCGATCAAGTGGTGGTCAACCACGGTACCCTCCCCCTGGACGACCTGTACTTCGACCTGCGCGCGCATTCCAGCAATGGTGGGGCCGTGGAGCAACACGACTTGATTGCCGGGAACCCGCAGAACATCGTGACCAACCCTAACGGCCGCTTCCAACTGTTCCGGATCGGCGATGCCGTAGCCGCGCGCAATACCCATGCGGCGATCTATGATGCATTGCGGTTGGTTAAAGACCTGTAA
- a CDS encoding NIPSNAP family protein, producing the protein MPSLNAHANTLDSTVATPSQDAVYQLRIYEIFETNKVAFHQRFRDHAMRIMARHGFDIIALWEAKTHQRTEFVYVIRWPDADTMRQGWKNLMADQEWSAIKEKSAAEHGAMVGEIQEKVMALTDYSLIPAGLPRP; encoded by the coding sequence ATGCCCTCATTGAATGCCCACGCCAACACCCTCGACTCAACTGTGGCAACCCCTTCGCAAGACGCCGTCTACCAACTGCGCATCTACGAAATTTTCGAGACCAACAAGGTTGCGTTTCATCAGCGATTTCGTGATCACGCCATGCGCATCATGGCCCGCCATGGGTTCGATATCATCGCCCTGTGGGAAGCCAAGACCCACCAGCGTACCGAATTCGTCTACGTGATCAGATGGCCTGACGCCGATACGATGCGCCAGGGCTGGAAAAACCTGATGGCTGATCAGGAGTGGTCCGCCATCAAGGAAAAAAGCGCCGCGGAACACGGCGCGATGGTGGGCGAGATTCAGGAAAAGGTGATGGCGTTGACCGACTATTCACTGATACCCGCCGGCCTGCCACGGCCATGA
- a CDS encoding TetR/AcrR family transcriptional regulator, giving the protein MIAKPRGKTQDTGWRGSVDVWLDAAYIALKESGIDAVRVMPLAKQLGLSRTSFYWFYEDREQLLAALLTRWRDKNTGNLVRQCERYAESICEAILNVFECWLNPELFDSQFEFAVRSWAMQSGEVSAEIALADDTRINALAGMFRRFGYDDEAADVRARTIYLTQIGYISMKTTEDVVVRFRRIPQYVSVFTGKALKRRELDRFYGAFGYAETSPGVFVPLTDTFDEPTAGAE; this is encoded by the coding sequence ATGATCGCAAAACCCCGAGGCAAGACCCAGGACACGGGCTGGCGAGGCTCGGTCGACGTGTGGCTGGACGCCGCGTACATAGCGCTGAAAGAGTCCGGCATCGACGCCGTGCGCGTCATGCCGCTGGCCAAGCAACTGGGCTTGTCGCGTACCAGTTTCTATTGGTTCTATGAAGACCGCGAGCAACTGCTCGCCGCGTTGCTGACCCGTTGGCGCGACAAGAACACCGGCAACCTGGTGCGCCAGTGCGAGCGTTATGCCGAAAGTATTTGCGAGGCGATCCTCAACGTCTTCGAATGCTGGCTGAACCCGGAACTGTTCGACTCGCAGTTCGAATTTGCCGTGCGCAGTTGGGCAATGCAGTCGGGGGAGGTCAGCGCCGAAATCGCCCTGGCCGACGACACTCGCATCAACGCCTTGGCCGGCATGTTCCGGCGCTTTGGCTACGATGACGAAGCCGCCGATGTGCGCGCGCGAACCATCTACCTCACACAGATCGGCTACATCTCGATGAAAACCACCGAAGACGTGGTGGTGCGGTTCCGGCGAATTCCCCAGTACGTCAGCGTATTCACCGGCAAAGCCTTGAAGCGGCGCGAACTGGACCGCTTCTATGGGGCGTTTGGCTACGCCGAAACCTCGCCGGGGGTGTTTGTGCCATTGACTGACACCTTTGACGAACCGACAGCTGGCGCCGAGTAA
- a CDS encoding glycine betaine ABC transporter substrate-binding protein, protein MTTQVRYRKKACAYLLGLALGASAALTHAEQKPPVRIGWVNWSDTEITVKLASTALQEHLKQPVKLVMADIGIQFQALANGNIDLIPMVWLPSTHKAFYDKYKDRLEDLGVLYEGRIGMAVPTSVPVAEVASVEDLNKPGIREKFDGKIFTSEVGNGQYKLTVKAIEDYKLRGYKLVGSSESGMLNELDRNLKRDKWSLVNAWSPHWMFSKWSLRYLDDPKQIFGGAEQIHAMARKGFSQEHPEVAYFFAHFSIPQADLEALMMQARESTADKAVAAYYAANKVRFEGMFNPGLVSR, encoded by the coding sequence ATGACTACTCAAGTGCGCTATCGGAAAAAAGCCTGTGCCTACCTGCTCGGCCTTGCGCTGGGTGCCAGTGCTGCACTGACCCATGCGGAGCAAAAACCACCGGTACGCATCGGTTGGGTGAACTGGTCCGATACGGAAATCACCGTCAAACTCGCCAGTACCGCGTTGCAGGAGCACCTCAAGCAACCGGTCAAGCTGGTGATGGCCGACATTGGCATCCAGTTCCAGGCACTGGCCAACGGCAACATTGACCTGATCCCGATGGTCTGGCTGCCCAGCACCCACAAGGCGTTCTACGACAAGTACAAGGACCGGCTTGAAGACCTTGGCGTGCTGTATGAAGGGCGAATCGGCATGGCTGTACCCACTTCGGTGCCGGTGGCGGAAGTGGCCAGCGTGGAAGACCTGAATAAGCCCGGGATCCGCGAGAAGTTCGACGGCAAGATCTTTACCTCCGAAGTCGGCAACGGCCAGTACAAGCTCACCGTCAAGGCGATTGAGGATTACAAGCTGAGGGGCTACAAACTGGTGGGGTCTTCGGAAAGCGGCATGCTCAACGAGCTGGACCGCAACCTCAAGCGCGACAAGTGGTCATTGGTCAACGCTTGGAGCCCGCACTGGATGTTCTCCAAATGGTCGCTGCGCTACCTGGACGATCCCAAGCAGATTTTCGGCGGCGCGGAGCAGATCCACGCCATGGCCCGTAAAGGCTTCAGCCAGGAACACCCCGAGGTGGCGTACTTCTTTGCGCATTTCTCGATCCCTCAGGCCGACCTCGAAGCGCTGATGATGCAGGCGCGGGAGAGTACGGCAGACAAGGCGGTGGCGGCGTATTACGCGGCGAACAAGGTGCGTTTTGAGGGGATGTTCAATCCGGGATTGGTTTCCCGGTAG